A single window of uncultured Pseudodesulfovibrio sp. DNA harbors:
- a CDS encoding acetate kinase: MKILVINCGSSSLKYQLLDMNTECVLATGVIERIGERMGTVTQISNPQKWPDAKDTEDIPILSHKAAMRIMVKKLTGNEWGVIDSLNEIDALGHRIVQGADEFSQPVLITKDVIKSIRNLVPLAPLHNPAHLTGIETAMELFPDTPAVAVFDTEFHQTMPPKAFMYPLPMELYTSLKIRRYGFHGTSHKYVTKAASDHLDKNVNKTSLITIHLGNGCSMAAVKNGKCVDTTMGLTPLAGLMMGTRCGDIDPAIYAFLAKNRGLGVNEINTMLNTQSGLVGICGQSDMRDIHTARESGNMDAELAFEMFTYRVKKTIGSYLAILGSVDAIVFTAGIGENDAYTRAAVCDGLDHLGISLDNTKNDKRENNTRKIHARGSAIDILIVPTNEELEIALATQKTVYSERLHIIKRNRPLQKSTE; this comes from the coding sequence ATGAAAATTCTCGTCATCAACTGCGGCAGTTCTTCATTAAAATATCAACTGCTGGACATGAATACGGAATGCGTCCTCGCTACCGGTGTCATCGAACGTATCGGCGAAAGAATGGGTACCGTAACCCAAATCTCCAATCCGCAAAAATGGCCTGATGCAAAGGACACTGAAGATATTCCAATCCTCAGCCACAAAGCAGCCATGCGCATCATGGTCAAAAAGCTCACCGGAAATGAATGGGGTGTTATCGATTCTCTCAATGAGATTGACGCCTTGGGTCATCGAATTGTTCAAGGCGCTGACGAATTTTCCCAGCCGGTGTTGATAACAAAAGACGTTATCAAATCCATTCGAAATTTGGTTCCGCTGGCACCACTACACAATCCGGCCCACCTGACCGGCATCGAAACTGCGATGGAACTATTCCCAGACACACCTGCGGTGGCTGTGTTTGATACGGAATTTCATCAGACCATGCCTCCTAAAGCGTTTATGTATCCACTCCCCATGGAGTTATACACGTCTCTCAAGATTCGCAGATACGGATTTCATGGGACATCACACAAGTATGTCACCAAAGCGGCATCTGACCACCTTGACAAAAACGTTAATAAAACCAGCCTGATTACGATCCACCTTGGTAACGGATGCTCCATGGCGGCGGTCAAGAATGGTAAATGCGTAGATACAACCATGGGGCTGACACCTCTTGCCGGTTTAATGATGGGGACACGTTGCGGCGATATTGACCCTGCCATTTACGCCTTTCTCGCCAAAAACAGAGGGCTTGGCGTGAACGAAATCAATACCATGCTTAACACTCAAAGCGGTTTAGTCGGCATTTGCGGTCAAAGCGACATGCGTGACATCCACACGGCACGTGAATCTGGTAATATGGATGCAGAACTCGCATTTGAAATGTTCACCTATCGGGTCAAAAAAACAATCGGCTCCTATCTTGCCATCCTTGGTTCTGTTGATGCCATCGTCTTCACCGCTGGAATCGGAGAAAATGACGCCTATACACGAGCAGCGGTCTGTGACGGCCTCGATCATCTGGGAATCTCACTGGACAACACGAAAAACGACAAAAGAGAGAACAACACTCGAAAAATTCATGCCCGAGGAAGCGCCATAGACATCTTGATCGTTCCAACCAATGAGGAATTGGAAATAGCACTTGCGACCCAAAAAACGGTCTACAGCGAGCGTTTACATATAATAAAAAGAAACAGACCTTT